The proteins below come from a single Branchiostoma floridae strain S238N-H82 chromosome 5, Bfl_VNyyK, whole genome shotgun sequence genomic window:
- the LOC118416380 gene encoding NLR family CARD domain-containing protein 4-like, which yields MAEGQQDSATGVRKSFFLVKEEVSSDWKDLAFHLDFRRSDTDNIESRNRDDKSRCMDLLEEWLKRNGERATIEVLMEALSEAKLQSTVDSLRNKYPEMTTPQASSSQQDIEDVFRKAIKKYYELKLTYFKPLVWNDNFKLTLSDIFTQLELVSIKDKQQQMSGRYIWQVQKTKINSLDDLLNHTVTGQSTASRCILIEGEAGKGKTTFLSKEAIDAVSKKTELGRLYDIVLLIRLREVREDETLEEMVWDQCVPETIEGIDVTSIRTILQKNESRVLFLLDGYDELRPGARANRQAIPKLLDGKLYPNSAIVITSRPSAGVQQYIRPDSSAHIMGFSVAQVVEYIRQYFRSEKNSERGEQLLVQHFDITPHCHLPLEFIIPRWESRIVNDLIHTPIFLFLVCVLWQENRDMVATGTMTGLYENLLTCLVRKYCVREGVDMPTDGLPTDVADTLLQFGKVALEALRRNETLLDLTQVEREKVNSELLLKLGVVSLEVSASKLHPRKQLNFSHKTMQEFLAGRYIAHALVNRDPADVLQLTSISNALQLSNLLRFTCGCDTQAAQAVLNVLCNLRSKEFPHVHAGQFKTPVKQSMRSPEETYEAFIFLCLDLLDERKERDVLLAVSKALPVIFVDINRHSKPLDNLMYYLKNILSSESQDKVILIVGINDARQGLEQSLASYLHDPRLEVRVGITSFISPEATARLVLALKNVPGLRALSLRFTSQTLSTLQQLVQGFSHMSLLEELDLSTNSNLGDDGIEILQVGLSRIPHLAVLRLGGFGVGMTGVGMSSLASYMRHLAGLRELDISHNNIGDNGLEHLATTLHTLTAMQVLVLAWTGISATGMRKLVPALCQLTRMIKLDISCNMRIGDLGLECLVDILPHLTALKELKIRGTGITGRVISALVRALPHLVELQVLDVRDNNMGDSDILSMVQTLCNCNTTLEELYIGYYDGVTGDGWGNVAQLISALPALTRLEMSGSWDPPTPLPDTAAMTLAEALPRLPALEWLNLQNISMEPAGFQAVVQAAEEHPTLEELK from the exons ATGGCTGAGGGACAGCAGGACAGTGCTACAG GTGTTCGAAAGTCCTTTTTTCTTGTCAAGGAAGAGGTTAGCTCAGATTGGAAGGACCTGGCCTTCCATCTTGATTTTCGGCGGTCAGACACTGACAACATTGAGAGTAGAAACCGAGATGACAAGTCCCGCTGTATGGACCTGTTGGAGGAATGGCTCAAGCGGAATGGAGAGAGAGCCACCATAGAGGTCCTGATGGAGGCTCTGTCTGAGGCAAAGTTACAAAGTACAGTGGACAGTCTAAGGAACAAATATCCTG AGATGACGACACCACAAGCCTCAAGTAGCCAACAGGACATAGAAG ATGTGTTCCGAAAGGCTATCAAGAAGTACTACGAGTTGAAGCTGACTTACTTCAAACCTCTAGTCTGGAATGACAACTTCAAACTTACCCTCAGTGACATATTCACACAGTTAGAATTAGTATCGATAaaagacaaacaacaacaaatgtccGGAAGATACATCTGGCAAGTgcagaaaacaaaaatcaattcaTTAGACGACTTATTAAACCACACTGTCACAGGACAGTCCACGGCATCGAGGTGTATTCTGATTGAGGGTGAAGCTGGAAAGGGAAAGACAACGTTTCTGTCCAAAGAAGCCATCGATGCcgtttcaaagaaaacagagttgGGCAGACTGTACGATATCGTCCTGTTGATTCGACTCCGGGAGGTCAGGGAGGATGAAACCTTGGAGGAGATGGTGTGGGACCAGTGTGTTCCTGAAACAATCGAAGGTATAGATGTTACGTCCATTAGAACAATACTCCAAAAGAACGAGTCCCGTGTGCTCTTTCTCCTCGACGGGTATGATGAGCTACGACCCGGGGCCAGGGCAAACAGGCAAGCCATTCCAAAACTGCTCGACGGCAAATTGTACCCCAACAGCGCAATCGTGATCACATCCCGACCCTCAGCAGGAGTGCAGCAGTACATCCGACCAGACTCTAGCGCACACATCATGGGCTTCTCCGTTGCACAGGTGGTAGAATACATCCGGCAGTATTTCAGATCGGAAAAAAACTCAGAACGAGGAGAACAGCTCTTAGTGCAGCATTTTGACATCACACCCCATTGTCACCTTCCTTTGGAATTCATCATACCTCGCTGGGAAAGCCGGATTGTTAATGATTTGATCCATACCCCTATCTTCCTGTTCTTGGTTTGTGTCCTGTGGCAGGAGAACCGAGATATGGTGGCTACTGGAACAATGACGGGGCTGTACGAGAACCTGCTGACATGTCTAGTTAGAAAGTATTGTGTGCGGGAAGGAGTAGACATGCCAACAGACGGGCTGCCTACAGACGTGGCCGATACTTTACTGCAATTTGGTAAGGTAGCATTAGAGGCACTTCGAAGAAATGAGACCCTACTAGATCTTACGCAAGTAGAGAGGGAAAAAGTTAACTCTGAGTTACTGTTAAAGCTTGGCGTGGTCTCCTTGGAGGTTTCTGCCTCTAAACTGCATCCAAGGAAGCAACTGAACTTTTCACACAAGACGATGCAAGAGTTCTTGGCCGGACGATATATCGCGCATGCGTTAGTAAACCGAGACCCTGCAGATGTGCTTCAGCTCACCTCCATAAGCAATGCACTTCAACTCAGTAATCTGCTTCGGTTCACGTGTGGGTGTGACACACAGGCGGCTCAAGCTGTCTTGAATGTACTGTGCAATCTCCGAAGCAAGGAGTTTCCACATGTACATGCGGGTCAGTTTAAGACGCCAGTAAAGCAAAGTATGAGGAGTCCAGAGGAAACGTATGAAGCATTTATTTTCCTCTGTCTTGACCTTTTGGATGAAAGGAAAGAGCGGGACGTACTGCTGGCTGTCAgcaaagctctaccagttatcTTCGTAGACATTAACAGGCACAGCAAACCATTAGATAATCTTATGTATTATTTGAAAAATATCTTATCATCGGAATCGCAGGATAAAGTCATACTTATTGTCGGTATCAACGATGCTCGTCAGGGCCTAGAGCAGAGTCTTGCATCCTACTTGCATGATCCGCGGTTGGAAGTGAGAGTGGGGATTACATCATTCATCTCTCCCGAGGCGACAGCCAGGCTGGTTTTAGCTTTGAAGAATGTTCCTGGTCTGAGAGCGCTGAGCCTTCGTTTCACAAGTCAAACATTATCGACTCTTCAGCAGCTTGTGCAGGGGTTCAGCCACATGTCTCTGTTAGAGGAATTGGATCTTTCCACCAACTCTAACCTTGGTGACGATGGGATAGAAATCTTACAGGTTGGGCTATCCAGAATACCTCACCTGGCTGTGCTCCGCCTGGGAGGGTTTGGAGTCGGAATGACGGGTGTGGGCATGTCATCCCTGGCTTCCTATATGCGCCACCTAGCGGGACTGAGAGAACTGGATATAAGTCATAATAATATCGGTGACAACGGACTGGAGCACCTCGCCACTACGCTCCATACTCTTACAGCCATGCAGGTGTTGGTCCTGGCATGGACTGGTATCAGCGCCACAGGCATGCGCAAACTGGTCCCTGCACTGTGTCAGTTAACCAGAATGATAAAACTGGACATAAGTTGTAATATGCGTATAGGAGACCTCGGACTGGAATGCCTGGTTGATATCCTCCCCCACCTCACAGCATTGAAAGAGTTAAAGATAAGGGGGACAGGTATCACTGGCAGGGTAATATCGGCACTGGTCAGAGCTCTGCCTCACCTGGTGGAACTACAGGTGTTGGATGTAAGGGACAATAACATGGGGGACTCAGACATCCTCTCAATGGTCCAAACACTCTGCAATTGTAACACCACACTAGAAGAGCTGTACATAGGGTACTATGACGGAGTAACAGGAGACGGATGGGGAAACGTCGCACAGCTCATCAGCGCATTGCCGGCACTGACTAGGCTGGAAATGTCTGGTTCCTGGGACCCCCCTACACCCCTGCCTGACACCGCTGCCATGACTCTGGCCGAGGCTCTACCCAGACTCCCTGCCTTAGAGTGGCTGAACCTGCAGAACATCTCCATGGAGCCTGCAGGGTTCCAGGCTGTGGTGCAGGCTGCTGAGGAACATCCAACACTGGAGGAGCTGAAGTGA
- the LOC118416381 gene encoding NLR family CARD domain-containing protein 4-like, which produces MEVFQKAVKKYYELKLTHVKPLIWNDIFTLTLSDIFTQLELAPMEEKRVKIPEERPSSRQGTTLNSLDELYNPDVTGQSAAPRCILIEGEAGGGKTTLLSKEAIDAVSRKTVLGKRHDFVLLIRLRDVREGETIAEMVLDQCVPITKGVDIESIGGILERNESCVLFLLDGYDELRPEAKAAGQAIPELLSGKLYPYSTIVITSRPSAGVQQYTRPDCHVRIMGFSRIHVEKYVRQYFSTIEILELGERLTTALKVNQIVADLVHTPIFLLLICVLWEEDQEMISTGTMTGLYNNLLTCLVRKYCMREGVDMPTDGLPSEVAETLLQLGKLALEALMRNETLVDLAQSESDTFNWELLVKLGVVALEVPASKWHPRKQLNFSHKTMQEFLAGRYVAHVVGNQSRGDIAELLQLTSVQKALELSNLLQFTCGCDSRAAQAVMEELGKLRSKEFSHLQPTESQMPVKSDTQKLADNYEEFVLLCLDILKERKEPDVLQAVSKALPVIVMDYHRHSKLRNALKCYLETLETTQSSNFQDKVILTLYTKEGLQYLQQIFAIPIRSSHLQVKLSLRKKDDYEYLLQLLASPISLGLQLDLELRGNVKLSTPDQVSRLVSVLMNVPGMRALDLSLTELTPSSLQLLVQGFSHIPLLEELDLSYNDSLGDAGIEVLQSGLSSVPRLAVLRLRGTGIGMTAVGMKSMAPHMRHLAGLKELDISGNKIGDTGLESLIAVLSVFTAMQVLVLAGTGISATVTRNLVPVLCQLTRLIKLDISKNHDIGDPGLKCLVDILPHLTAMKVLNLKMTGISDRGISSLIKALPHLVQLQVLDVSFNDIGDSGIVSLVETLCRPSSSNMEQNPPGDKSLTTAPHCNNTLQELNIGFDEGVTGAGLGRVAQLISALPALTELNMSGYTGTPVHLPDTAAMALAEALPRLPVLELLDLQHISMEPAGFQAVVQAAEEHPALRTLRFSEKRVPEGADTSASCLKLRSW; this is translated from the exons ATGG AGGTGTTCCAGAAGGCTGTGAAGAAGTATTATGAGTTGAAGCTGACGCACGTCAAGCCACTAATCTGGAATGACATCTTCACGCTCACTCTCAGTGATATCTTCACCCAGTTAGAGTTGGCACCAATGGAAGAAAAAAGAGTAAAAATACCTGAAGAACGCCCTTCGTCAAGGCAAGGAACAACGCTGAATTCTTTAGACGAGTTGTACAACCCAGATGTCACAGGCCAGTCCGCAGCACCGAGGTGCATTCTGATCGAGGGCGAAGCCGGAGGGGGGAAGACGACGCTTCTATCTAAAGAAGCCATCGATGCCGTTTCAAGGAAAACAGTGTTGGGCAAACGGCACGACTTCGTCCTGTTGATCAGACTAAGGGACGTAAGAGAGGGGGAGACAATAGCGGAGATGGTGCTCGACCAGTGTGTTCCCATCACTAAAGGTGTTGATATAGAGTCAATTGGAGGGATCCTTGAAAGAAATGAGTCCTGTGTGCTCTTCCTCCTCGATGGGTATGATGAGCTGCGGCCTGAGGCCAAGGCAGCCGGGCAGGCCATTCCTGAGCTGCTGTCTGGCAAGTTGTACCCCTACAGCACAATCGTGATCACCTCCCGACCCTCAGCAGGAGTGCAGCAGTACACCCGGCCGGACTGTCATGTACGCATCATGGGCTTCTCACGCATACATGTGGAGAAATACGTGAGGCAGTATTTTAGCACCATAGAAATCCTTGAACTAGGAGAAAGGCTTACAACAGCTCTGAAGGTGAACCAAATTGTTGCTGATTTAGTCCATACTCCAATTTTCCTACTGTTGATTTGTGTGCTGTGGGAGGAAGACCAAGAGATGATCTCTACGGGAACAATGACGGGACTATACAACAACCTGCTGACATGTCTGGTTAGAAAGTATTGTATGCGGGAAGGCGTGGACATGCCAACAGACGGACTGCCTTCAGAAGTTGCTGAGACATTACTGCAGCTTGGCAAGCTAGCGCTAGAGGCGCTGATGAGGAATGAGACCCTGGTTGATCTTGCGCAATCAGAGAGTGATACATTCAATTGGGAACTGCTGGTAAAACTTGGCGTGGTGGCCTTGGAGGTCCCTGCCTCTAAATGGCACCCTAGGAAGCAGCTGAACTTTTCCCACAAGACGATGCAAGAGTTCCTGGCTGGACGATATGTCGCTCATGTTGTAGGGAACCAAAGCAGGGGAGATATTGCTGAACTGTTGCAGCTCACCTCCGTTCAAAAGGCACTTGAACTCAGTAACCTGCTTCAGTTCACGTGTGGCTGTGACTCACGGGCAGCACAAGCAGTGATGGAGGAACTGGGAAAGCTCAGAAGCAAAGAGTTCTCACATTTACAACCGACCGAGTCTCAAATGCCTGTTAAGTCAGATACACAAAAATTAGCTGACAATTATGAAGAATTTGTTTTGCTCTGCCTGGATATCTTGAAGGAACGAAAAGAGCCGGATGTACTGCAGGCTGTCAGTAAAGCCCTGCCAGTCATCGTCATGGACTACCACAGACACAGCAAACTACGTAATGCTCTGAAGTGTTACTTGGAAACTTTGGAAACTACCCAGTCATCCAACTTCCAGGACAAAGTAATACTAACTCTCTATACAAAAGAAGGTCTGCAGTACTTACAGCAAATTTTTGCTATCCCTATCCGGTCGTCGCACCTCCAAGTAAAACTAAGTCTTAGGAAAAAGGACGATTACGAGTACTTGCTACAGCTTTTAGCCTCCCCCATCAGTCTAGGCCTACAGCTAGACCTGGAACTTAGGGGAAATGTAAAACTTAGCACACCTGATCAGGTATCCAGGCTGGTTTCAGTTCTAATGAATGTCCCTGGTATGAGGGCGCTGGATCTGTCACTCACGGAACTAACGCCATCATCACTCCAACTACTTGTGCAGGGATTCAGTCACATACCTCTGTTAGAGGAGCTGGATCTCAGTTACAACGATTCCCTTGGGGATGCTGGAATAGAAGTCCTGCAGTCTGGACTGTCCAGTGTTCCACGCCTGGCTGTTCTCCGTCTTCGGGGAACCGGAATAGGCATGACCGCTGTGGGCATGAAATCCATGGCTCCTCACATGCGCCACCTGGCGGGACTGAAAGAACTGGATATTAGCGGCAATAAGATCGGCGACACCGGACTGGAATCTCTTATTGCCGTCCTCTCCGTCTTCACAGCTATGCAGGTATTGGTCCTGGCAGGGACTGGTATCAGTGCCACAGTCACGCGCAATCTTGTCCCTGTACTGTGTCAGCTAACCAGACTGATCAAACTCGACATAAGTAAGAATCATGATATAGGAGACCCTGGACTGAAATGCCTGGTTGACATCCTCCCTCACCTTACAGCAATGAAGGTGTTGAACCTCAAAATGACAGGTATCAGTGACAGGGGAATATCATCCCTGATCAAAGCTCTGCCTCACCTGGTGCAATTACAGGTGTTGGATGTGAGCTTTAATGACATAGGGGACTCAGGGATTGTCTCACTGGTGGAAACACTCTGCCGGCCCAGCAGCTCGAACATGGAGCAAAACCCACCTGGTGACAAGAGTCTGACCACAGCCCCTCACTGTAACAACACACTACAGGAGCTAAACATCGGGTTTGATGAAGGAGTAACAGGAGCCGGACTGGGGAGGGTCGCACAGCTCATCAGCGCACTGCCGGCACTGACTGAGCTGAACATGTCTGGTTACACTGgcacacctgtacacctgcctGACACCGCTGCCATGGCTCTGGCCGAGGCTCTACCCAGACTCCCTGTCCTAGAGCTGCTGGACCTGCAGCATATCTCCATGGAGCCTGCAGGGTTCCAGGCTGTGGTGCAGGCTGCTGAGGAACACCCAGCACTGAGGACACTTCG GTTCAGCGAGAAGAGAGTTCCAGAGGGAGCGGACACCAGCGCCAGCTGCTTGAAGTTGAGATCGTGGTAA